One region of Eupeodes corollae chromosome 1, idEupCoro1.1, whole genome shotgun sequence genomic DNA includes:
- the LOC129941099 gene encoding zinc finger and SCAN domain-containing protein 12: MTSLKSPNKLSEPNLETICRLCLHQPENGSINIFQRQLLSIPVRIMACADLEVQNGDGLPSLICEKCRYQLEVSYYFRKKCQISDGKLRKHIRMLNAGKKSRVFVKSSDEDDDEDEEELHCKQSIGFIEAIDARKKAEEDEKNQKWLEEQREQMRREETQRLSEELRVFMQSRVSVPKSMKQENNPFSTPSSQTQTAPTKCSRQKRDKPQEVSRRAQSKAASLGQIQRREQQQHLQQQHEEQLQQEAEADNEITSSEQIPDEQANEHEQEHDQDQSMFYSDDNGGEENSEMLRYEAKNNGEGEDHRNHQIIHIGSVDDEAEMLENMCEEEEGMAEDISDENEMEGKANTEAEEMDEFIFLADSDDSNPDVGQTEQDCVVESYQIEENGDIQYLKDERRDDHDEDDIHSIQLDNSSDSKYVVEDVGIVNVQKHQKKVKPEKNKKPRKMQLPVIDKAVTLLSDNVLSDDLRIFKCSECPQSFTGAKSLLRHRSAHKGGREYCCDYCEKFFSCKSSLDRHIRIHTGVKPYTCDQCGKNFMQKEILKRHETIHTGNRPYQCPHCPRSFVQRSLMKQHINAVHLAVPQITKNECHLCPKSFLHPSGLSRHLLTHKGMLFSCPGCGRTFNDKSSLRRHFSAVHVKKGQSFVTKAEPNDENDSSNDFLTS, translated from the exons ATGACCAGCTTAAAGTCTCCCAATAAACTTTCCGAACCAAATCTCGAAACCATTTGTCGTCTGTGCCTACACCAGCCCGAAAATGGCAGCATTAACATTTTCCAAAGACAATTATTATCGATTCCGGTGCGAATTATGGCCTGCGCTGACCTAGAAGTTCAAAACGGTGATGGCCTGCCCAGTTTGATTTGTGAGAAGTGTCGCTACCAACTGGAGGTTTCTTATTATTTTCGCAAGAAGTGCCAAATATCCGATGGCAAGCTGCGGAAACACATCCGCATGCTAAATGCTGGCAAAAAGAGTCGCGTCTTCGTCAAATCCAGCGATGAAGACGACGATGAGGACGAAGAGGAACTTCACTGTAAGCAATCGATTGGGTTCATCGAAGCCATAGATGCTCGCAAGAAAGCCGAAGAGGATGAGAAGAACCAGAAATGGCTCGAAGAGCAGAGAGAACAAATGCGACGTGAAGAAACTCAACGATTGTCCGAAGAGTTAAGGGTGTTTATGCAATCTCGGGTTTCGGTGCCGAAGAGTATGAAACAAGAAAACAATCCATTTTCTACTCCATCTTCACAAACACAAACAGCACCAACCAAATGTTCTCGACAAAAGCGCGACAAACCTCAAGAAGTGTCAAGGCGAGCACAGTCGAAGGCAGCCTCTCTTGGCCAAATACAGCGACGAGAACAGCAACAACATCTGCAGCAACAGCACGAAGAACAGCTTCAACAAGAAGCAGAAGCTGACAACGAGATAACTTCCTCCGAACAGATTCCCGACGAACAGGCAAATGAACACGAGCAGGAACATGATCAAGACCAGAGTATGTTCTACAGCGACGACAATGGCGGCGAGGAAAACTCGGAAATGTTGAGGTACGAAGCAAAGAACAACGGCGAAGGTGAAGATCATCGAAATCACCAAATAATTCACATTGGAAGCGTTGATGATGAGGCTGAGATGTTGGAGAATATGTGTGAGGAAGAGGAAGGCATGGCCGAGGATATATCTGACGAGAATGAAATGGAAGGCAAGGCCAACACCGAGGCCGAGGAGATGGATGAGTTCATCTTCTTGGCAGACTCTGATGATTCCAATCCTGACGTAGGGCAGACTGAACAAGATTGTGTGGTCGAATCCTACCAAA TCGAGGAAAATGGAGACATTCAATATCTGAAGGATGAAAGGAGGGACGACCACGATGAAGATGACATCCATTCAATCCAACTCGATAACAGCTCTGATTCAAAATATGTCGTTGAAGATGTTGGTATAGTCAATGTTCAA aaacaccaaaagaaagtaaaaccggaaaaaaataagaaaccaaGAAAGATGCAATTGCCAGTTATAGATAAAGCCGTGACACTCTTAAGTGACAACGTCTTATCGGACGACTTGAGGATATTCAAATGCAGTGAATGTCCGCAGTCATTTACCGGAGCTAAATCCCTGCTTCGTCATCGTTCCGCGCACAAGGGCGGCCGGGAGTATTGTTGTGACTACTGTGAGAAGTTCTTCTCCTGCAAGAGCTCCCTGGACCGTCACATTCGCATTCACACTGGCGTAAAACCCTACACCTGTGATCAGTGCGGCAAGAATTTCATGCAAAAGGAAATCCTCAAGCGTCACGAGACCATACACACCGGCAACCGTCCCTACCAATGCCCCCACTGTCCAAGGTCCTTTGTGCAGAGATCATTGATGAAGCAACACATCAATGCGGTGCATCTGGCCGTGCCACAAATTACCAAAAACGAATGCCATTTGTGTCCCAAA agTTTTCTTCACCCATCCGGATTGAGTAGACATCTCTTGACACACAAGGGAATGTTGTTTTCGTGTCCCGGTTGTGGTCGGACGTTTAATGATAAAAGTTCACTTCGCAGACATTTTTCGGCAGTTCACGTTAAGAAAGGACAAAGTTTTGTAACAAAAGCCGAACCGAACGAcgaaaatgactcatctaatgactttttaacttcataa